From a single Flavobacterium sp. genomic region:
- a CDS encoding MotA/TolQ/ExbB proton channel family protein, translated as MKRLFSILAITGLMTFGNVQAQDSTQAAAPATEQVADTTATATTDEATATTEEAVAEEATFTQSMKKRFIEGDPIWMSPVLLCLILGLAIAIERIIYLNLSTINTKKFVADVESALNSGGIEAAKEVAKNTAGPVASIFYQGLDRSSHGLESAEKSIVAYGGVQMGQLEKNVSWVSLFIALAPMLGFLGTVIGMIVAFDQIESAGSMEPSLVAGGIKVALLTTVFGLIVAMILQVFYNYITAKIDSIVNDMEDASISLVDMLSDYFKEKLNK; from the coding sequence ATGAAAAGATTATTTTCTATTTTAGCAATCACGGGGCTTATGACTTTTGGAAATGTTCAAGCTCAAGATTCAACTCAAGCAGCAGCTCCTGCTACAGAACAAGTAGCTGATACAACTGCAACAGCTACAACTGATGAGGCAACAGCAACAACGGAAGAAGCTGTAGCTGAAGAAGCTACATTTACTCAATCAATGAAAAAACGTTTCATTGAAGGAGATCCAATTTGGATGTCTCCAGTATTATTGTGTTTAATTCTTGGTTTGGCTATCGCTATTGAAAGAATTATTTACTTAAATCTTTCTACTATCAATACTAAAAAATTCGTTGCTGATGTGGAATCTGCATTAAACTCAGGTGGTATTGAAGCAGCAAAAGAAGTAGCTAAAAACACTGCAGGGCCAGTTGCATCTATTTTCTATCAAGGTTTAGATCGTTCATCTCATGGTTTAGAATCAGCTGAAAAATCTATCGTTGCTTACGGTGGTGTTCAAATGGGTCAATTAGAGAAAAACGTTTCTTGGGTATCTTTATTTATCGCTCTTGCACCGATGTTAGGATTCTTAGGAACGGTAATTGGTATGATTGTTGCATTTGACCAAATTGAGTCTGCAGGATCTATGGAGCCATCATTAGTAGCTGGTGGTATTAAAGTAGCGTTATTAACAACTGTATTTGGATTAATCGTTGCGATGATTCTTCAAGTTTTCTACAACTACATTACAGCTAAAATTGACTCTATCGTTAATGATATGGAAGATGCATCTATCAGCTTAGTTGATATGTTGTCAGATTACTTCAAAGAGAAATTAAACAAATAA
- a CDS encoding ExbD/TolR family protein, giving the protein MGKKRGAPPEVNAGSMADIAFLLLIFFLVTTTIGVDQGINRLLPRYEENPPVPPINERNILTVLVNKDNQLLVEEKLIDIKDLRQTAIDFLENNGKGTCAYCNGKKDALSSDSPDDAVISLNNDGQTTYETYIAVQNELVAAYNFLRDRECKKRYGMTFTEMEYIYNDPASKATEGLVEDLKPKVEKIQELFPMRLSEAEPKK; this is encoded by the coding sequence ATGGGTAAAAAAAGAGGTGCACCGCCAGAAGTGAATGCTGGTTCTATGGCAGATATTGCATTCTTACTTTTAATTTTCTTTTTAGTTACTACCACTATTGGAGTAGATCAAGGAATTAATAGACTCTTACCTCGTTATGAAGAGAACCCACCTGTTCCGCCTATTAATGAAAGAAATATTTTAACAGTTTTAGTTAATAAAGACAATCAGTTACTTGTTGAAGAGAAACTAATTGATATTAAAGACTTAAGACAAACTGCTATTGATTTTCTTGAAAATAATGGTAAAGGAACTTGTGCTTATTGTAATGGAAAGAAAGACGCTCTTTCATCAGATAGTCCTGATGATGCGGTAATTTCATTAAATAATGATGGGCAAACTACTTATGAAACGTATATAGCAGTACAAAATGAATTAGTAGCTGCTTATAATTTTTTAAGAGATAGAGAATGTAAGAAGCGTTACGGGATGACTTTTACAGAAATGGAATACATTTATAATGATCCAGCTTCTAAAGCTACCGAAGGTTTAGTAGAGGATTTGAAACCGAAAGTGGAAAAAATTCAAGAATTGTTTCCAATGAGACTTTCTGAAGCAGAGCCAAAAAAATAA
- a CDS encoding ExbD/TolR family protein, with translation MSKFKKKNTEGTPAISTASLPDIVFMLLFFFMTATTMKDTDLKIENTLPKANQTAKLHKKEYVMYIYAGKPSERYRATLGGTDRIQLADKMASPSEIKNFIITERAQRNSDDEKYLTASLKIDRQVKMGLVSDIKLELRKIEQLKVNYTTAKGNPVE, from the coding sequence ATGTCTAAATTTAAAAAGAAAAATACGGAGGGTACTCCTGCAATTTCAACAGCATCTTTACCAGATATTGTATTTATGCTTTTGTTCTTCTTCATGACGGCTACTACCATGAAAGATACTGATTTAAAAATTGAAAATACATTACCTAAAGCAAATCAAACTGCTAAATTGCACAAGAAAGAGTATGTAATGTATATATATGCAGGAAAACCAAGTGAAAGATATCGTGCTACTCTTGGAGGAACTGATCGTATTCAATTAGCTGATAAAATGGCTTCGCCTTCAGAAATCAAAAATTTCATTATTACGGAAAGAGCACAACGTAACTCTGATGATGAAAAATACCTTACAGCATCCTTAAAAATTGACAGACAAGTTAAAATGGGATTAGTAAGTGATATTAAATTAGAATTACGTAAAATAGAACAATTAAAAGTAAATTATACAACAGCAAAAGGAAATCCTGTTGAATAG
- a CDS encoding porin family protein has product MRLFLSLFFLFSITISFAQPKNETVVDSLFREDQFYVSIAYNFLQKKPDYFNQYSFSTGFSAGFLRDFPISKNRQWAIATGIGYSFNDLKQTIDLSAVTNDPDFELVKSQILLHYIDMPLEIRWRNATPESHKFWRIHGGFMASYLISGKFTYEGGLESGSESINDILNKFQYATYVTFGFNNWNAYIHYGLNPFFDKNKTATENNVTALKIGLMFYIL; this is encoded by the coding sequence ATGCGTTTATTTCTATCCCTTTTTTTTTTATTTTCCATAACAATTAGTTTTGCCCAGCCTAAAAACGAAACAGTTGTGGATTCCCTTTTTAGAGAAGATCAATTTTACGTTTCTATTGCGTATAATTTTCTTCAAAAGAAACCAGATTATTTTAATCAATATTCATTTTCTACTGGCTTTTCTGCTGGTTTTTTGCGTGATTTTCCCATTTCCAAAAACAGACAATGGGCTATAGCTACAGGAATCGGTTATTCTTTTAACGATTTAAAACAAACAATTGATTTATCAGCAGTTACAAATGATCCCGATTTCGAGTTAGTAAAAAGTCAAATCCTATTACATTATATTGACATGCCATTAGAAATTCGTTGGCGTAATGCTACTCCCGAAAGTCATAAATTTTGGAGAATTCATGGGGGATTTATGGCTAGTTATTTAATAAGTGGTAAATTTACTTATGAAGGTGGTTTAGAATCGGGGAGCGAAAGTATAAACGATATTTTAAATAAATTTCAATATGCTACTTATGTAACTTTTGGATTCAATAATTGGAATGCTTACATCCATTATGGTTTAAATCCTTTTTTCGATAAAAATAAAACAGCCACAGAGAACAATGTTACCGCTTTAAAAATTGGTTTGATGTTTTATATTTTATAA
- the rpoN gene encoding RNA polymerase factor sigma-54, which translates to MLKHSLQFKLSQKLSPQQIQLMKLIQLPTQAFEQRLQEELVENPALEESSKEDNYEADNYEVNTNNDDYDDYDNEHIDAQDINIDEYLSNDETPDYKYQTNNYSDDDDDKSLPFAAPVSFHQDLINQLNTFILNDDERDIAEFLVGSIDDMGYIRRTIQDIVDDMAFTQGIYTDEATVERILHLVQDLEPAGVGARDLQECLLLQLKHKTPSDSIALAIQVIEQQFEAFSKKHYDKLLQKFDVNQQQLRKAIDEIEKLNPKPGGSFDGNQKMVEHVVPDFTIRIMDGELELLLNGRNAPELHVSKDYQEMLQSYKDTSEKSNAQKDAVQFIKQKLDSAKWFIDAIKQRQETLYVTMNAIMYYQQEYFLEGEESKLRPMILKDIADMVGLDISTVSRVANSKYVDTPYGTKLIKEFFSESMTNDQGEEVSTIEIKNILQQVISEEDKKKPLPDDQLAEILKEKGYPIARRTIAKYREQLDIPVARLRKKI; encoded by the coding sequence ATGCTTAAACATAGTTTACAATTCAAATTATCTCAAAAATTATCGCCTCAACAAATTCAGTTGATGAAGTTAATTCAATTGCCTACGCAAGCTTTTGAGCAACGTCTTCAAGAAGAATTGGTTGAGAATCCTGCTTTGGAAGAAAGCAGTAAAGAGGATAATTACGAAGCAGATAATTACGAAGTAAACACAAACAATGATGATTACGACGATTATGACAACGAGCATATCGACGCACAAGACATCAACATTGATGAATATTTAAGCAACGACGAAACACCAGATTACAAATATCAAACAAATAATTACAGCGATGACGATGATGACAAATCGCTTCCATTTGCTGCACCTGTTAGTTTTCATCAAGATTTAATTAATCAGCTAAACACTTTTATTTTAAACGATGATGAACGCGATATTGCCGAATTTTTAGTTGGTAGTATTGACGATATGGGCTACATAAGACGCACTATTCAGGATATTGTAGACGATATGGCGTTTACACAAGGTATTTATACCGATGAAGCTACAGTAGAACGAATTTTACATTTGGTTCAAGATTTAGAGCCTGCGGGTGTGGGAGCACGCGATTTACAAGAATGTTTGTTGTTGCAATTAAAACATAAAACACCTTCAGACTCGATTGCTTTAGCAATTCAAGTAATTGAACAACAATTTGAAGCATTTAGCAAAAAACATTACGACAAATTGTTGCAAAAATTTGATGTTAACCAGCAACAATTAAGAAAAGCAATTGATGAAATTGAAAAACTAAATCCAAAACCAGGAGGTAGTTTTGATGGCAATCAGAAAATGGTAGAACACGTTGTTCCTGATTTCACAATACGAATAATGGATGGCGAGCTAGAGCTTTTGTTAAATGGAAGAAATGCTCCAGAACTGCACGTTTCTAAAGATTATCAAGAAATGTTGCAAAGTTACAAAGACACTTCTGAAAAGTCGAATGCACAAAAAGATGCTGTTCAGTTTATCAAACAAAAATTAGATTCGGCAAAATGGTTTATTGATGCTATTAAACAGCGTCAGGAAACATTATATGTAACCATGAATGCCATTATGTATTACCAACAAGAATATTTTTTAGAGGGAGAAGAATCAAAACTTCGTCCGATGATTCTAAAAGATATTGCTGATATGGTTGGGTTGGATATTTCAACAGTTTCCCGAGTAGCAAATAGTAAATATGTAGATACACCATACGGTACAAAATTGATCAAAGAATTCTTTAGCGAATCAATGACAAATGACCAAGGTGAAGAAGTTTCAACAATTGAAATAAAAAACATTTTACAACAAGTTATTTCTGAAGAAGACAAAAAGAAACCATTACCAGATGATCAATTAGCCGAAATATTAAAAGAAAAAGGTTATCCAATTGCTAGAAGAACCATTGCAAAATATCGTGAACAATTAGATATACCTGTAGCGCGATTGAGAAAAAAAATCTAA
- the asnS gene encoding asparagine--tRNA ligase, producing the protein MKHSKVIDLLNSTKIVHEVTAKGWVRTFRNNQFIALNDGSTIHNIQCVVDFENTPDETLKRITTGAAISVTGELVESKGAGQKFEIQVSKLEILGDSDAEKFPMQPKKHSLEFLRENAHLRVRTNAFGAIMRVRSTLAFAVHQYFQEKGFFYVNTPIITGSDAEGAGEMFQVTALPIDGSAPRNEDGSINYKEDFFGKQTNLTVSGQLEGETFAMALGQIYTFGPTFRAENSNTSRHLAEFWMIEPEVAFNDLADNMDLAEDFIKYVIKYTLGKCEDDIRFLDQRLFDEEKLKPSNERSELNLIEKLRFVIDNNFKRVSYTEAIDILKDSTPNKKKKFQYLINEWGADLQSEHERFLVEKHFKCPVILFDYPAKIKAFYMRLNDNTEPGKETVRAMDILFPGIGEIVGGSQREERYDVLVEKMKALGIDEEELWWYLDTRRFGSAVHSGFGLGFERLVLFVTGMSNIRDVIPFPRTPQNAEF; encoded by the coding sequence ATGAAACACTCCAAAGTTATAGACCTTTTAAACAGCACGAAAATAGTACACGAAGTAACAGCAAAAGGTTGGGTTAGAACATTTAGAAATAATCAATTTATTGCGTTGAACGATGGTTCAACCATTCACAATATTCAGTGTGTTGTTGATTTTGAAAACACACCTGATGAAACTTTAAAAAGAATTACTACTGGAGCAGCAATTTCTGTAACCGGAGAATTGGTTGAAAGCAAAGGTGCGGGACAAAAATTTGAAATTCAGGTTTCTAAATTAGAAATTCTTGGTGATTCAGATGCAGAGAAATTCCCAATGCAGCCTAAAAAACACTCGTTAGAATTCTTACGTGAAAATGCGCATTTACGTGTAAGAACGAATGCTTTTGGCGCTATCATGCGTGTACGTTCAACACTAGCTTTTGCAGTACATCAATATTTTCAAGAAAAAGGATTTTTCTATGTAAACACGCCTATTATTACAGGTTCAGATGCAGAAGGTGCTGGGGAAATGTTCCAAGTAACAGCTTTACCAATTGATGGTTCTGCTCCAAGAAATGAAGACGGAAGCATTAACTATAAAGAAGATTTCTTCGGAAAACAAACAAATTTAACCGTTTCTGGACAGTTAGAAGGAGAAACTTTTGCTATGGCATTAGGGCAAATTTATACATTTGGACCTACATTCCGTGCTGAGAATTCAAATACATCTCGTCACTTAGCTGAGTTTTGGATGATTGAACCAGAAGTGGCGTTCAATGATTTGGCTGACAATATGGATTTGGCTGAAGATTTCATCAAATACGTTATCAAATATACTTTGGGAAAATGTGAGGATGATATTAGATTTCTTGACCAAAGATTATTTGATGAAGAAAAATTAAAACCATCAAACGAAAGAAGTGAACTAAACTTAATCGAGAAACTTCGTTTTGTAATAGATAACAATTTCAAACGTGTTTCTTATACGGAAGCTATTGATATTTTAAAAGATTCAACGCCAAACAAAAAGAAAAAATTCCAATACCTTATTAACGAATGGGGTGCTGATTTACAAAGTGAGCACGAACGTTTCTTAGTGGAAAAACACTTTAAATGTCCGGTAATTTTATTTGATTATCCAGCAAAAATTAAAGCGTTTTACATGCGATTAAACGACAATACTGAACCCGGAAAAGAAACTGTTAGAGCAATGGATATCTTATTCCCAGGAATTGGAGAAATTGTTGGAGGTTCACAAAGAGAAGAGCGTTACGATGTATTAGTAGAAAAAATGAAAGCCTTAGGAATCGACGAAGAAGAACTTTGGTGGTATTTAGACACTAGAAGATTCGGTTCGGCTGTACACTCAGGATTTGGATTAGGATTTGAACGATTAGTACTTTTTGTTACTGGAATGAGTAATATTAGAGATGTAATTCCTTTCCCAAGAACACCACAAAATGCAGAATTCTAA
- a CDS encoding efflux RND transporter permease subunit codes for MLKWLSTSFWDYIASRILRNKIGLLVLVALFTLFMASQWKYIKFTNTEANLLPASEKANIEYNSFLEKFGEEGNLIVIGIQDSLIFSPKIYASWEKLMLQLKQNKEVDVIISLNDLKRLQKNDSLSTFELTSLLDPSKTPDAAYLKERQKELLTQMPFYEGLLYNKSGIIRSAIYLDKKIVNTPERKNLVLQKIIPAIETFENETKVDLHVSGMPYIRSLNSEYIISEISLFIGAALGITSLIFFFFFRSFRTTLISMCIVVVGVMWSFGFLGLLRYEITVLTALVPTLMIVIGIPNCIFLTNKYHQECRIHGNQAKALVRVITKVGTPTLITNLTTSFGFATFIVTNNELLKEFGVVTSINIIALFFLCLFVIPVAYSYMSIPKERHLDHLERSYAVSFLNWIQKTIKSKRIIVYIVAFSLLATGIFGIFKMKISGSLIEDMPKKAAFYDDIVFFEKEFDGVMPIEIMIDTKKKKGVMKLTTLKRMDELQETIDSIPELSKPISIVNLVKYSKQAYYNNNPDYYELPSSQEQAFILSFAKNSVKNSKDNIMKSYVDETGQYTRITTFIKDDGINNLDVIESKLQEKIDELFPKERYEVSITGKAVVFQKGTKYLLDNLLQSLLLSVFITALLIAFMFRSIKMIIVALVPNLLPLLMTAGIMGYFNIPLKPSTILVFGIAFGLSVDDTIRFLAEYRQSLTRNNWKIKKSVFATINESGLSMFYTSVVLFSGFSVFMLSSFGGTIALGGLVSITLLFGMLSNLVLLPSLVLTLNKTLANQQEFVEPTINILSDEEVGEIDKIESNEFEEEDIEEQNSNEK; via the coding sequence ATGTTAAAGTGGTTAAGCACTAGTTTTTGGGATTATATTGCCAGTAGAATTTTAAGAAATAAAATAGGATTATTAGTTTTAGTTGCCCTTTTTACCCTTTTTATGGCTTCTCAATGGAAGTACATAAAGTTTACTAACACTGAAGCTAATTTATTGCCAGCTTCTGAAAAAGCTAATATAGAATACAATTCGTTTTTAGAAAAATTTGGAGAAGAAGGAAATCTAATTGTTATAGGAATTCAAGACAGCCTGATTTTTTCTCCAAAAATATACGCTTCATGGGAAAAATTAATGCTTCAGTTAAAGCAAAACAAAGAAGTTGATGTAATTATTTCCTTAAATGATTTAAAAAGATTACAAAAAAACGATAGCTTATCTACTTTTGAATTAACTTCATTACTTGATCCTTCAAAAACACCGGATGCCGCTTATTTAAAAGAAAGACAGAAAGAATTACTTACTCAAATGCCTTTTTATGAAGGTTTGTTGTATAATAAATCAGGGATTATACGTTCGGCGATATATCTAGATAAAAAAATTGTCAATACCCCTGAACGTAAAAATCTAGTTCTACAAAAAATTATTCCAGCTATTGAAACTTTTGAAAACGAAACAAAAGTTGATTTACACGTTTCAGGAATGCCTTATATCCGTTCTTTGAATTCGGAATATATTATTAGTGAAATCAGCTTGTTTATCGGCGCTGCACTTGGAATAACCTCTTTGATTTTCTTTTTCTTTTTCCGATCATTCAGAACCACTTTAATTTCAATGTGTATTGTGGTTGTGGGTGTAATGTGGTCTTTTGGGTTTTTAGGCTTATTGCGCTATGAGATTACTGTTCTTACTGCTTTAGTGCCAACATTAATGATTGTTATTGGAATTCCAAACTGTATTTTCCTTACAAATAAATACCATCAAGAATGTAGAATTCATGGCAATCAAGCCAAAGCTTTAGTGCGTGTAATTACAAAAGTAGGCACTCCAACATTGATTACAAATCTTACAACTTCTTTTGGATTTGCTACGTTTATTGTAACCAATAATGAATTACTTAAAGAATTTGGAGTAGTTACTTCCATTAATATTATCGCATTGTTTTTCTTATGTCTTTTTGTTATTCCTGTGGCTTACAGCTATATGTCAATTCCAAAAGAACGTCATTTAGATCATTTAGAAAGAAGTTATGCTGTAAGTTTTTTAAACTGGATTCAAAAAACAATTAAAAGTAAAAGAATAATTGTTTACATAGTAGCATTTTCGTTATTGGCAACTGGAATTTTTGGAATTTTCAAAATGAAAATATCTGGAAGCTTGATAGAAGACATGCCTAAAAAAGCTGCTTTTTATGATGATATTGTGTTTTTTGAAAAAGAGTTTGATGGTGTAATGCCTATTGAAATTATGATTGATACCAAAAAGAAAAAAGGTGTCATGAAACTAACCACTTTAAAAAGAATGGATGAGCTTCAGGAAACTATAGATTCTATTCCTGAATTGTCAAAACCTATTTCCATTGTTAATTTAGTAAAATACTCTAAACAAGCATATTACAATAATAATCCTGACTATTATGAATTGCCCTCTTCACAAGAGCAAGCATTCATCTTATCGTTTGCGAAAAATTCGGTAAAAAACAGTAAAGACAATATTATGAAAAGTTATGTGGATGAAACGGGTCAATATACTCGAATTACCACTTTTATAAAAGACGATGGAATTAATAATTTAGATGTAATTGAATCTAAATTACAAGAAAAAATTGATGAACTTTTTCCTAAAGAAAGATATGAAGTTTCAATAACAGGTAAAGCAGTTGTGTTTCAAAAAGGAACTAAATATTTGCTAGATAATTTATTACAATCATTATTGCTTTCGGTATTCATAACAGCGTTATTGATTGCCTTTATGTTCCGTTCAATAAAAATGATTATTGTAGCCTTAGTGCCTAACTTATTACCATTATTGATGACAGCAGGAATTATGGGTTATTTTAATATTCCGTTGAAACCTTCAACAATTTTAGTCTTTGGAATTGCATTCGGACTTTCTGTAGATGACACCATTCGTTTTTTAGCAGAATATCGCCAATCGTTAACTCGAAACAATTGGAAAATCAAAAAATCTGTTTTTGCTACTATCAATGAATCAGGATTGAGTATGTTTTACACTTCAGTAGTTCTATTTTCTGGATTCTCTGTATTTATGTTATCTAGTTTTGGAGGAACAATTGCTTTAGGCGGATTGGTTTCCATAACGTTATTGTTTGGAATGTTATCTAATTTAGTATTGTTGCCATCATTGGTTTTAACACTGAATAAAACATTAGCAAATCAGCAAGAATTTGTAGAGCCAACCATAAATATCTTAAGCGATGAAGAAGTTGGCGAAATAGATAAAATTGAATCAAACGAATTTGAAGAAGAAGATATTGAAGAACAAAATTCAAACGAGAAATAG
- a CDS encoding DUF5686 family protein codes for MKYFWLLLCLFITNIFVAQTKIKGQIIDFDSKVPIAFAAITYNNTKFNADWEGKFSVEIKDYKLPIKVNFKGYYEKIIYPEPKVLSITIKLVNDLNEKKAEIYTENSVNQIIKKVIENRKLNDPEKGLSSFQYKNYEYLQVTANPDSISSKIDTTYKKRFLRKPLMKLDSTNYKFKKFSEKQHLYQTEKVNLIQHNQFQNKETILATRMAGFEQPVYEYLGLKLISYSVYENPFEILEIPVQNPISNFGRKLYNYKLIDTVNIDGRSAYRIYFEPKKLNTNRLRGLLHIDAVNFAICKAYFRIYGVVNINATYTFDYRKEFDIWFPKNRKFKVSKGNNQEDIKILGGTIKFSSDLDLTESKNATDQAYISIESTPFEIEINKPITISRPRVKIDVPQSSLKQENDYWNAFKKDTLDSRKLRTYTSIDSLSLSERIEHKVLLGRKIINGYFPVSIFDLDLRSIVKYNNFEGFRLGIGAVTNTKLSENYKIAFYGAYGFKDDEIKYGITPSYLAHKKTETWVSASYIDDISEIAQTNFVTDSRRFKIYDPRPINISTFYNNKMSSVFLESKLIPKTSSYLGLSHNQIQPLFDYTFINDGKSYTNYNITAVQLAFQWNPFSNYMQTPMGKIEYEKRHPKFSLQYTQTIPGVLENDFTYSKIDFKTYYELPYLSGQKSSVLLQTGIAFGDVPITHLYSIVPNNLNRDAILQRITFAGKNSFETMYFNEFFSNKYASLQLKHTFNKIRLGYKINPEFTVVTRMAIGSNNQNNQHIGISYKTMEQGFFESGVECNKIFKGFGLVAFYRYGPNQLPNFDDNIAIKVSYYLDLGF; via the coding sequence ATGAAATATTTTTGGCTTTTGTTGTGCTTATTCATTACCAACATTTTTGTGGCACAAACCAAAATTAAAGGACAAATTATCGACTTTGATTCAAAAGTGCCTATAGCTTTTGCAGCAATCACATACAACAACACTAAATTTAATGCCGACTGGGAAGGAAAATTTTCAGTTGAAATTAAAGACTATAAACTTCCCATAAAAGTCAATTTTAAAGGCTACTATGAAAAAATAATTTATCCAGAACCTAAAGTTTTAAGCATTACAATCAAGCTTGTAAATGACTTAAACGAAAAAAAAGCAGAAATTTATACTGAAAACAGTGTCAATCAAATAATAAAAAAAGTAATTGAAAACAGAAAATTAAATGATCCTGAGAAAGGACTTTCAAGTTTTCAATATAAAAACTATGAATACCTGCAAGTAACTGCAAATCCTGATAGCATTTCTTCAAAAATTGACACTACTTACAAAAAACGTTTTTTAAGAAAGCCTTTAATGAAATTAGATTCTACGAATTATAAGTTCAAAAAGTTTTCTGAAAAACAACATTTGTATCAAACAGAAAAAGTTAATTTAATTCAGCACAATCAATTTCAAAATAAAGAAACCATTTTAGCCACAAGAATGGCTGGTTTTGAGCAACCTGTTTATGAATACCTTGGCCTTAAGTTAATTTCTTATTCGGTTTATGAAAACCCATTTGAAATTTTAGAAATTCCTGTTCAAAATCCAATATCAAACTTTGGACGAAAATTGTACAATTATAAATTAATTGACACCGTTAATATTGATGGTAGAAGTGCCTATAGAATTTATTTTGAACCAAAAAAGCTAAATACAAATCGTTTAAGAGGATTATTACATATAGATGCTGTTAATTTCGCGATTTGTAAAGCTTATTTTAGAATATATGGCGTTGTAAACATCAATGCAACATATACTTTTGACTATAGAAAAGAGTTTGATATTTGGTTTCCAAAAAACAGAAAATTCAAAGTTTCTAAAGGAAACAATCAGGAAGACATTAAAATTTTAGGTGGAACTATAAAATTTAGTTCGGATTTAGATTTAACCGAAAGTAAAAATGCTACCGACCAAGCCTATATTTCAATAGAATCTACTCCATTTGAAATTGAAATCAATAAACCTATTACCATTTCTAGACCTAGAGTAAAAATTGATGTTCCTCAATCCAGTTTAAAACAAGAAAACGATTATTGGAACGCCTTCAAAAAAGACACACTCGACAGTAGAAAACTTAGAACTTATACTTCAATCGACAGCTTATCGCTTTCCGAGAGAATTGAGCACAAAGTACTTTTAGGAAGAAAAATAATCAACGGCTATTTTCCAGTTTCAATTTTTGATTTAGATCTGCGAAGTATTGTAAAATATAACAATTTTGAAGGATTTAGACTAGGAATAGGAGCGGTAACAAATACAAAATTATCAGAAAACTATAAAATAGCTTTTTATGGTGCTTATGGCTTTAAAGATGATGAAATAAAGTACGGAATTACTCCTTCCTATTTAGCCCATAAAAAGACAGAAACATGGGTAAGTGCATCTTATATTGATGACATCAGTGAGATTGCGCAAACCAATTTTGTGACAGACTCCAGAAGATTTAAAATTTACGATCCTAGGCCTATTAATATTTCTACATTTTACAACAATAAAATGAGTTCGGTATTTCTAGAAAGTAAATTAATACCTAAAACTTCAAGTTATTTAGGACTTTCTCACAATCAAATTCAACCGCTGTTTGATTACACTTTTATTAATGATGGGAAATCATACACAAATTACAATATTACTGCAGTACAGTTAGCCTTTCAATGGAATCCATTTAGCAACTATATGCAAACACCAATGGGAAAAATCGAATACGAAAAAAGACATCCAAAATTCTCACTTCAATACACACAAACTATTCCTGGTGTTTTAGAAAATGATTTTACTTATTCTAAAATTGATTTTAAAACGTATTATGAATTGCCATATTTATCAGGTCAAAAAAGTTCGGTTTTACTACAAACGGGAATTGCATTTGGCGATGTTCCAATAACCCATTTATACAGCATTGTTCCTAATAATTTGAACAGAGACGCCATTTTACAACGTATTACTTTTGCAGGTAAAAATAGTTTTGAAACCATGTATTTCAACGAATTTTTCTCAAACAAATATGCATCATTACAATTAAAACATACGTTTAACAAAATCCGTTTAGGCTATAAAATAAACCCAGAATTTACTGTCGTTACTCGAATGGCTATTGGTTCTAACAATCAAAACAATCAACACATAGGTATCAGTTACAAAACTATGGAACAAGGCTTTTTTGAAAGTGGTGTAGAGTGTAATAAAATTTTCAAAGGTTTTGGTTTAGTGGCATTTTACAGATATGGACCAAATCAATTACCTAACTTTGATGATAATATTGCTATTAAAGTTTCTTATTATTTGGATTTAGGCTTTTAA